Genomic segment of Nocardiopsis mwathae:
AAAGCGCGTGTGAATACGTCCGCCGCCTTCGACCATGAGCCGCCCGACGCCGCGTTCAACCACGTCAGACAGCAGTGGTTTCAGGTTGACGCGTTCTCCCACGTCGATCACTGTGGCGCTCCCGTCGAGCCGCTTACGCGTATCTTCGGCGACGGCAGCAGCCGCGTATACCAACTTGGGGGTATCGCCGGTGGTGAAGAAGCGCGACCGCGCGTTGAGATCTCCACTCTCCGTCAGCGTGACCTTTACCGGATGGGGCGACTTTCCCTCGTTGACACGGCTGTCCCGGCGCTGCTCCGAGCGGACCAAGAGACGCGGGTCATCCCTGCGAATCGTGTTGGCGCCGACCAGGATGGCGTCATTCTCCGCCCGGACAGCATCGACACGGTCGAAATCTTCGTCGTTGGACAGGAGAAGACGCTGGTCGCTGAGATCGTCGATGTGTCCATCGACGGACATGGCACAGCTCAGCGTGACGTATGGGCGGTCACTCATGTGATCCTTCCTGCGAGGTCGTGGTCAGACGCCGGACCAGTGGGGCAAAACCTGCGGGAGTCGCCTCCTCCAGTGCCATGAGGTCCTGATCGGTCATCCAGGATCATCCAGGCCCGTGATCCCACGTCACGCGACATCACCCGGTATGCACTGAGTGCCGCTCCCCCGCTCGTGAGTAGTGGTAGGACCTTCTTTTCCATCGAAAATGCTAGATCAACTTCGTTCTGGGTACCGTCGCCACCTCCGATAATCACTAGACCGTCGATGCCGCCGCGACGGTTAAGGGTGTGGTGGTACATCGAAATTGCTTTCACGGGAGTTGCGTGGTGTGCGGGGTGAATCGGGTGGTGTCCTCGGGTACTCCGATATGGGTGGCCCCGGAGTCGTCCCGGTAGCTCCAGCTAAAGGGGATGCCTCGGGCGGTAGCCGAATCTGGACCATCCATCAGCTGGAAGTGCAGGTGCGGTTCGGTGGAGTTCCCGGAGTTCCCGCACTCGGCGAGCTGCTGACCTGCCTGTACCCGGTCGCCCTGCGCGACCCGCACTGAGCCCCGGCGCAGGTGCGCGAAGCCCGCCACCACGCCGTCGCCTATCTCCAGCAGCACGTAGTTGCCCCAAAGGTGGCAGGGCCAGCCCAGCCCCCGGACAAAGCTCTCCAGATAGAAAAAGGCGTGAGCGGGCAGCGACGTCCGGGAGAGGTGATCTCGCATCCGGCTCGCGGTGGCCACCACCACGCCGTCGGCGGGGGCCAGCACCGGCTGGCCGAACGACGGGTAGTGCTCCGGGCGGTGCGCGAGGGGCCACACCCTCGTGAACGGCGGAGCCTCCGGGCCTTCGGTCGGCAGGTGGATCAGGTCGATCGCATAGGTCTGGGCATGGCTGTGGGTGTGGCTGGGCACCCTGGTGGCCGGGCCGTTGAGGGCGACCCAGCGCCCCTTCACCGGCATACGCACCGTTACAGGCGCTCGCCCACTCGTCGGCCGTTGCCACCGGGTCAGTGACCAGCGCATCATCCCCCCGACGATCAACAACAGGACACCGGTGATCCACAGCGGGCTCACCCCACCGCTGTTGACCAGGATGCACAGCGCGCCGGCTCCGAAGAACAGGCCGTGCCTCTTCCAGAGAATCACGCGTCTTGCCTCCCGGGTGACAGATCCGGCGCGGTACGGAAGCCGTAGTGCCGACGGAGAACCGACACGTCTGCCAGGTATCCGCACATGCCGTGCACCGACGGCTCCGGCGATGCAGCCACCGCGCACCCGGACCATCATCGCCGACGAACGGAACCGCCCGGCAGAAGCCCCAGAACCTGACGCCGCACGGCGGTCGGCCGGATGCCGATCGGCAAGCCCCCTGACCTCGGGCACATCGCCTTCCCCGCAGTCGAGTGGAACGCCTTCCTTGCCGAGGTCAAGGCTGACAAGAGCTAGACATCACTGATGCCCACTCGACGGCATCAGTCCCTGGGAGACCGTTCGCCCTGGAGGTCTCGGCGGATGCGATCGATGATCCGCAGTGCGGCGAGACCACGGGCGGCTCCGTGGGAGAGCTCGGTGAATACCCTTCGGTACGGGGCGATCGCGTCGTCATCGGTGAGGCTGAGCTCCGCGCCGATCGTCTCCACAAGGACCCTGGTGTCATCGAAGATCCAGAAACCGTGAGATGGACGCACTTCCAGCCGCCGTCCCAGGGGGATCACACCGATATCCCGTGGACGTTGCCGAAGGATTCCGCTGAGGTGGTCAAGCTGCTCGACCATGACCGGCACTGGGCACAGCCGCATCCGCAAGGCGGGTTCCCACATGACGATGTCGAAGGAGCGGCGGCGATCGTCGAGGACTCGCTGCCGCTCCATCCTGGTTCGGACCCCGTCTTCCAGATCGTCCGGGGCGTGGTGGAGGTCGACGCCGGGCCGCATGATGTGCCGGGCGTAGGCCGGAGTCTGGAGCAGACCGGGGACGCACATCGACTCGAAGATGCGAAAACGGCGGGCATCCGCTTCAAGGCCGGCGAAGGCCCGCTGTGCGGCACGCGTCCCGCCCGCCAGTTGGCGCCGCCAGCTCGCGTAGTGGGTCTCCAGGGAACGGCGCTGAGCGAGCAGGCCGTTGGCGGCCGTCGGTTGGCCGCAGGCCGCGGCCCACGATCTCAGATCCTCGGCACTGGCGGTCTGCTTGCCGTGCTCCAGCTTCGACACCTTCGACGGGTGCCAGCCCAGCCGTTCAGCGAGAGCACGCCCAGAAAGCCCGGCGTCGCCACGCAGCTCACGAAGGTGAGCGCCCAACGACGCACGGGCGGTCTGGTAGTCGGTCATTCGAACCTTGTCGCCATGTACTCCAGGTAGGTGAGCGCATGGTGCCACGCGGCGTCGCGTGCCCGCAATGCAGCCAGGAGTTCCTGGGGATCCTCGCTCAGCGTCGCCCCCAGCAGCATGTTGTCGTCGTCGAAGTGCAACCGGCAGACCGTCTTGCTGTCGAAGACCCAGAAGTCATGGTCCGGCAGCTCGGCGACGATCGGGTGTTCCCGGGGGAGGTAGCGGATGTCCTCCCCCGCCGCGTTGTTGTACGGGGTGGCCCACAGCTCCCACTTCAGGTAGTCAGAGGGCGGATTATCGATGATCCGCACCCGCTGCATGCGTTTTCCGGTGGCCGTCTCGTCCCGGACCATGCGCAGCCAGGGCTTCAGGAAGTCGATTCCGGGGTCCTTGCCCGCGAGCCACTCCTGGAAGGGCTGGTCTTCGTTGACCTTTCCGTAGTAGGTGCGGGTTTCCAGGCGCCAAGCCGTGTAGCGGTAGTTCCGGAAGAGATCGGTGAAGGCGTCACCGGTGATGTAGGGGGCCACGCTACTCCTTGGGAGCGAATCGGGTCAGCAGCTCACGGGGAACGACAACGAACTCCTCGTCTGGGAGCACGTCCTCCAGTTGTCGCCGGGCTTCGTCATCGGTCAACCGATATCCCTGGACGACAATGTCGCCAGAGTCCGTCTCGTACAAAGTGGGGCAGCCGCCGTCCTGCGATGTCGTCCCGATCTTCGTCAGCTTCATACGGCTCCTTGTACCGGGGGATTTCAGTCTGCCGGGAGTCCCGCCGGCAGTACCAGAGCTGACGGCTCCCCTTGTGAGCAATTTCGAGCAACGCCCCGGAATCCGCCGCCTACCCCTTCTACGCTCCGGGAACGAGCGCGTTGCCGCGTCCGTGGCTCCGCGTCGACACGGAAGGTGGACATCGTGCCCCAGGCCATCTACGGCACCGGAAGACGATCGCAGCGCTCGCGCCGTATGCCCGGAAATGCAGCGCCGTGCCCATCTCCCGCTCCCATCGACCCGATCAAGGAGACGAATGCCCATCGATCCGAACACCACCGCCGCCACGACCTGCGTCTTCTGCCGTATCGTCACGGGGGATGCTCCCTGTCATCCGATCTGGGAGGACGACCGCTACCTGGCGTTCTTGTCCATCTATCCCAACACCGACGGCTTCTCCGTCGTCGTGACGAAAGCACACCGGCCCAGCTACGTCGTCGACCTGGACGACGAGGACTTCGTGGGTCTGCACTTGGCGGCTCGTGAAACCGCGCGACGTTTGGACGCCGCCTACCCCGACGTCGCCCGCACAGGAATCATGTACGAGGGGTACGGCGTGGACCACGCCCACGCCAAGCTCTTCCCCATGCACGGCACGGCGGGAAACCAGGGCGAGAACTGGCGGCAGGTCAGCTCAGCCGTCGACACCTTCTTCGACAGCTACGCGGGCTACATTTCCTCGCACGACCACCTACGCGCCGACGACCAGCGACTGGCCGAAACCGCCAAGCTGATCAGGTCAGCGGAGGCCTGAGCGCAAGAGGAGAGCTCGAAAACGAAAAGGCGGACCGGGGCGGTCGGTTCCATCCGCCCGCCTCTAGGAAGACGAAGGTCTTGATGGTGCGATGGCGCAGGGAGATTCCCTTCACGGGAGTTGCGTGGTGTACGGGGTGAATCGGGCGGTGTCCTCAGGTACTCCGATATGGGTGGCTCCGGAGTCGTCCCGGTAGCTCCAGCTGAAGGGGATGCCTCGGGCGGTAGCCGAATCCGGGCCGTCCATCAGCTGGAAGTGCAGGTGCGGTTCGGTGGAGTTCCCGGAGTTCCCGCACTCGGCGATCTGCTGACCTGCCTGCACCCGGTCGCCCGGCGCGACCCGCACAGAGCCCCGGCGCAGGTGCGCGAAGCCCGCCACCACGCCGTCGCCTATCTCCAGCAGCACGTAGTTGCCCCAAAGGTGGCAGGGCCAGCCCAGCCCCCGGACAAAGCTCTCCAGATAGAAAAAGGCGTGAGCGGGCAGCGACGTCCGGGAGAGGTGATCTCGCATTCGGCTCGCGGTGGCCACCACCACGCCGTCGGCGGGGGCCAGCACCGGCTGGCCGAACGACGGGTAGTGCTCCGGGCGGTGCGCGAGGGGCCACACCCTCGTGAACGGCGGAGCCTCCGGGCCTTCGGTCGGCAGGTGGATCAGGTCGATCGCATAGGTCTGGGCATGGCTGTGGGTGTGGCTGGGCACCCTGGTGGCCGGGCCGTTGAGGGCGACCCAGCGTCCCTTCACCGGCATACGCACCGTTACAGGCGCTCGCCCGCCGGTCGGCCTTTGCCATCGGGTCAGGGACCAGCGCATCATCCCCCCGACGATCAACAGCAGGACACCGGTGATCCACAGCGGGCTCACCCCACCGTTGTTGACCAGGATGCACAGCGCGCCGGCTCCGAAGAACAGGCCGTGCCTCTTCCAGACGATCACGCGTCGTGCCTCCCGGGTGACAGATCGGGCGCTGTACGGAAGCCGTGGTGCCGACGGAGAACCGACACGTCTGCCAGGTATCCGCACATGCCGTGCACCGACGGCTCCGGCGATGCAGCCACCGCGCACCCGGACCATCATCGCCGACGAACGGAACCGCCCGGCAGAAGCCCCAGAACCTGACGCCGCACGGCGGTCGGCCGGATGCCGATCGGCAAGCCCCCTGGCCTCGGGTGCATCGTCTTGCCCACAGTCGGGTGGGACGCCTTCCTTTGCCGAGGTCAGGGCTGGCAGGATCTAGACGGCACCGACGCCCACTCGATGACATCAGCCCTGGGAGGCAGCACCGTGGAACTCATCCACTCCGGGAAGGTCCGTGACGTGTACCAGGACGGGGACGACCTGATCCTGGTCGCCTCGGATCGGGTGAGCGTCTACGACGTCGTCCTGCCCACCCCCGTGCCCGACAAGGGGAAGATCCTCACGCAGCTGTCCCTGTGGTGGTTCGAGCAGCTCGCGGACGTCGTGCCGAACCACGTGATCTCGGGGACCGACGTTCCGGCCGAGTGGGCCGGGCGGGCGATCCGGTGCCGGCGGCTGGAGATGCTCCCCGTCGAGTTCATCGCCCGGGGCTACCTGGCCGGGCTCGGTCTGAAGGAGTACGAGAAGCAGGGCACCGTGTCCGGCGTGAAGCTCCCGGAGGGCCTGGTCGAGGCGTCGCGGCTGCCCGAGCCGATCTTCACCCCGACCACCAAGGCCACCGAGGGCCACGACGAGTTCATCACCTACGCCGACGTCGTCGAGGAGATCGGCGCCGAGACGGCCGACCGGCTGCGCGAGCTGACCCTGGAGATCTACCGGCGGGGTGCGGCCGTGGCCGCCGAGCGCGGCATCATCATCG
This window contains:
- a CDS encoding RibD family protein, which translates into the protein MSDRPYVTLSCAMSVDGHIDDLSDQRLLLSNDEDFDRVDAVRAENDAILVGANTIRRDDPRLLVRSEQRRDSRVNEGKSPHPVKVTLTESGDLNARSRFFTTGDTPKLVYAAAAVAEDTRKRLDGSATVIDVGERVNLKPLLSDVVERGVGRLMVEGGGRIHTRFLTEGVADEIHLVIAPFFVGEADAPRFVHPGSFPHTSDRRMELAEVRQIGDVVLLRYLAK
- a CDS encoding phosphoribosylaminoimidazolesuccinocarboxamide synthase, whose amino-acid sequence is MTSALGGSTVELIHSGKVRDVYQDGDDLILVASDRVSVYDVVLPTPVPDKGKILTQLSLWWFEQLADVVPNHVISGTDVPAEWAGRAIRCRRLEMLPVEFIARGYLAGLGLKEYEKQGTVSGVKLPEGLVEASRLPEPIFTPTTKATEGHDEFITYADVVEEIGAETADRLRELTLEIYRRGAAVAAERGIIIADTKLEFGRAADGTLVLGDEVLTSDSSRFWPADEWQPGRAQHALDKQFVRDWSSTVTDWDRTPPGPAIPDDVVEATRARYIEVYERLTGRKWE
- a CDS encoding DUF6879 family protein yields the protein MAPYITGDAFTDLFRNYRYTAWRLETRTYYGKVNEDQPFQEWLAGKDPGIDFLKPWLRMVRDETATGKRMQRVRIIDNPPSDYLKWELWATPYNNAAGEDIRYLPREHPIVAELPDHDFWVFDSKTVCRLHFDDDNMLLGATLSEDPQELLAALRARDAAWHHALTYLEYMATRFE
- a CDS encoding peptidoglycan DD-metalloendopeptidase family protein, with the translated sequence MIVWKRHGLFFGAGALCILVNNGGVSPLWITGVLLLIVGGMMRWSLTRWQRPTGGRAPVTVRMPVKGRWVALNGPATRVPSHTHSHAQTYAIDLIHLPTEGPEAPPFTRVWPLAHRPEHYPSFGQPVLAPADGVVVATASRMRDHLSRTSLPAHAFFYLESFVRGLGWPCHLWGNYVLLEIGDGVVAGFAHLRRGSVRVAPGDRVQAGQQIAECGNSGNSTEPHLHFQLMDGPDSATARGIPFSWSYRDDSGATHIGVPEDTARFTPYTTQLP
- a CDS encoding helix-turn-helix domain-containing protein, producing MTDYQTARASLGAHLRELRGDAGLSGRALAERLGWHPSKVSKLEHGKQTASAEDLRSWAAACGQPTAANGLLAQRRSLETHYASWRRQLAGGTRAAQRAFAGLEADARRFRIFESMCVPGLLQTPAYARHIMRPGVDLHHAPDDLEDGVRTRMERQRVLDDRRRSFDIVMWEPALRMRLCPVPVMVEQLDHLSGILRQRPRDIGVIPLGRRLEVRPSHGFWIFDDTRVLVETIGAELSLTDDDAIAPYRRVFTELSHGAARGLAALRIIDRIRRDLQGERSPRD
- a CDS encoding HIT family protein, whose amino-acid sequence is MPIDPNTTAATTCVFCRIVTGDAPCHPIWEDDRYLAFLSIYPNTDGFSVVVTKAHRPSYVVDLDDEDFVGLHLAARETARRLDAAYPDVARTGIMYEGYGVDHAHAKLFPMHGTAGNQGENWRQVSSAVDTFFDSYAGYISSHDHLRADDQRLAETAKLIRSAEA
- a CDS encoding peptidoglycan DD-metalloendopeptidase family protein; translation: MILWKRHGLFFGAGALCILVNSGGVSPLWITGVLLLIVGGMMRWSLTRWQRPTSGRAPVTVRMPVKGRWVALNGPATRVPSHTHSHAQTYAIDLIHLPTEGPEAPPFTRVWPLAHRPEHYPSFGQPVLAPADGVVVATASRMRDHLSRTSLPAHAFFYLESFVRGLGWPCHLWGNYVLLEIGDGVVAGFAHLRRGSVRVAQGDRVQAGQQLAECGNSGNSTEPHLHFQLMDGPDSATARGIPFSWSYRDDSGATHIGVPEDTTRFTPHTTQLP